A genomic stretch from Peromyscus eremicus chromosome 6, PerEre_H2_v1, whole genome shotgun sequence includes:
- the LOC131912719 gene encoding small acidic protein-like: protein MSAAPESHPHGVKHSVSPDDLGSSNWEAADLGNEERKQKFLRLMGAGKKEHTGRLVIGDHKATSHFQTAEEDKKINEELEYQYQKSMDSKLSGPYWRHCGFGFSEVEDHDGEGDVAGDSDEDHSPDAESPDDLDSDSESEKEESAEDLHAAEHPDDTEDPKRKMM, encoded by the coding sequence ATGAGTGCTGCCCCGGAGTCTCACCCGCACGGGGTGAAGCATTCAGTCTCCCCGGACGATCTTGGATCTAGCAATTGGGAAGCAGCTGACTTAGGCaatgaagagagaaaacaaaagttcTTGAGACTTATGGGTgcaggaaagaaagaacacactGGTCGTCTTGTTATAGGAGATCACAAAGCAACATCTCACTTCCAAACAGCGGAAGAAGACAAGAAAATTAATGAAGAGCTGGAGTACCAGTACCAGAAGAGCATGGACAGTAAACTATCAGGCCCATACTGGAGGCACTGTGGATTTGGCTTCAGTGAGGtagaagatcatgatggggaaggtgATGTGGCTGGAGACAGTGATGAGGACCACTCGCCTGATGCCGAGAGTCCAGATGACTTGGACAGTGACTctgagtcagagaaggaggagtctGCAGAAGATCTCCATGCTGCTGAGCATCCTGATGACACAGAAGacccaaagagaaaaatgatgtgA